Proteins co-encoded in one Gossypium arboreum isolate Shixiya-1 chromosome 11, ASM2569848v2, whole genome shotgun sequence genomic window:
- the LOC108483539 gene encoding uncharacterized protein LOC108483539 has product MHVSRTYLHMDISKFFFVLSLSFFPPQICNEEVLVKSPIEVFDKGIQQWKYSLVGQSIGNDPNFGATQKIINTLWYKYGEISVHLAGNSLYIFQFSSSVACGWVLEHGPWHIQNKPLILRLWESNLKKLEFSLDYMAACIHLSGVPLELYTRLGLSYIASAIGNPLYMDRITADRMRLSYAKLCIEVSTTVVIPRFVNVELLDGSIVSIVVSVPWLPTHCTDCYSFDYSVRFVLKRLPFLQKYGSLSNLVL; this is encoded by the exons ATGCACGTTAGCAGGACTTATTTGCATATGGACATTTCTAAGTTCTTCTTT GTGTTATCACTTTCTTTTTTCCCCCCTCAGATCTGTAATGAGGAGGTTCTGGTGAAGTCGCCTATAGAGGTTTTTGATAAAGGCATTCAACAGTGGAAGTACTCATTGGTTGGTCAATCTATTGGGAATGATCCCAATTTTGGTGCTACGCAGAAGATCATCAACACTCTTTGGTATAAGTATGGTGAGATTTCTGTTCATCTTGCTGGGAATAGTttgtatatttttcaattttcttcttCTGTGGCATGTGGTTGGGTTCTTGAACATGGACCTTGGCATATTCAGAATAAACCTCTTATTCTTCGTCTATGGGAGTCGAATCTTAAGAAATTAGAGTTCAGTCTTGATTATATGGCTGCCTGTATTCATCTTTCGGGTGTTCCTCTTGAGCTTTACACTCGTTTAGGGCTTAGTTATATTGCAAGCGCTATTGGAAATCCTTTGTACATGGATAGAATAACTGCTGACCGTATGCGCCTTTCTTATGCAAAGCTTTGCATTGAGGTATCTACTACGGTGGTTATTCCTCGTTTTGTCAATGTTGAGTTGTTAGATGGTTCAATTGTGTCCATTGTTGTTTCTGTGCCTTGGCTTCCAACTCATTGTACAGATTGTTATTCCTTTGATTATTCTGTAAGGTTTGTCCTAAAAAGGCTTCCATTCTTGCAAAAGTATGGAAGCCTAAGCAATCTAGTTCTGTAG
- the LOC108472353 gene encoding uncharacterized protein LOC108472353, which translates to MHSEPPCSKLNCFFCTMNEPEPSVRRAKLSHCFKEMPLRDDQEHVLVLSGLWNISMAQPDDPEFPALGIFECMAKLIHRGITDQNWLLRGQNIYIPYYAAHVIGSYTMDNPQFAEKAVKSGVVLPLMELLRGKMSWVEQRVAVRALGHLASHEKTFEAVVVHEVEIISLAMEIVSNCLEVVYKEFVGIKARKRPKYHCDLLTRGVGELELQSRKAEEWASQLQCWSLYLLNCFASKERGLTLICNTEFLNNLCGMWGGLVNLTSPAGIGLLRTLCSSKTGRKNVANSRQVMESLCNVSRSSDDWQNMAIDCLLLLLKDPETRYGVIDIAASSLVDLVELRSLGESKMVGETISQTLLQDYYKIKFGFLKLKNQEAEKALEELWELRVENIKRDKLMSEQDMKERQVLVGKLKKQGNQKFWTGKIEKACKIYSKALELCPLNFRKERIVLYSNRAQCYLLLKNPAAAISDTTRALCLSGTVSPHSKSLWRRSQAYDMKGLAKESLMDCLMFINSRIKSEHTKRVRIPYYAARMINKQMSATWLFANAKSKLCIKKEKTVDEYESKGEYQLQEMMDAKNMGFPDMPTILEDPKAEKRWKKR; encoded by the exons ATGCACTCAGAGCCACCATGCAGCAAGCTGAATTGTTTCTTCTGCACCATGAATGAGCCAGAACCTTCTGTAAGAAGAGCAAAACTCAGCCATTGCTTCAAAGAGATGCCTCTCAGAGATGATCAAGAACATGTGTTGGTCTTGAGTGGGCTGTGGaacatttccatggcacaacctGATGATCCAGAGTTTCCTGCACTTGGTATATTTGAATGCATGGCCAAACTGATCCATAGAGGCATCACTGATCAAAACTGGCTTCTTAGAGGTCAGAACATTTACATCCCCTACTATGCTGCTCATGTTATTGGTTCATATACAATGGACAATCCTCAATTTGCAGAAAAAGCTGTTAAATCAGGTGTGGTTTTGCCATTAATGGAGCTTTTGAGAGGTAAGATGAGTTGGGTTGAACAAAGAGTTGCAGTTAGAGCACTGGGTCACTTGGCAAGCCATGAAAAAACCTTTGAAGCTGTTGTTGTACATGAAGTGGAGATCATAAGTCTGGCAATGGAAATAGTTAGCAATTGCCTTGAAGTAGTGTACAAAGAGTTTGTTGGAATAAAAGCTAGGAAGAGACCCAAATACCATTGTGATTTGCTTACAAGAGGAGTTGGAGAGTTGGAGTTGCAGTCAAGGAAAGCTGAGGAATGGGCCAGTCAGCTTCAGTGTTGGTCACTTTATCTGCTGAATTGCTTTGCAAGCAAAGAGAGAGGTCTCACCCTAATCTGCAACACTGAGTTTTTGAACAATTTGTGTGGAATGTGGGGTGGACTAGTCAACCTCACATCTCCTGCAGGGATCGGATTACTTAGAACTCTTTGTTCCTCAAAAACAGGAAGGAAAAATGTAGCAAATTCAAGACAAGTAATGGAGAGCCTTTGCAATGTTTCAAGATCTTCAGATGACTGGCAAAACATGGCCATTGATTGTCTCTTGTTGCTTCTCAAAGACCCAGAGACAAGATATGGTGTTATTGACATTGCAGCATCGTCTCTTGTTGATTTAGTTGAACTTAGAAGCCTTGGAGAAAGCAAAATGGTGGGGGAAACAATAAGTCAGACATTGTTGCAAGATTACTACAAAatcaaatttgggtttttgaagcTGAAGAACCAGGAAGCTGAGAAAGCATTAGAAGAATTATGGGAATTGAGAGTTGAGAACATCAAAAGAGACAAACTAATGTCTGAACAAGACATGAAAGAGAGACAAGTACTTGTAGGGAAGTTGAAAAAACAAGGCAACCAAAAGTTTTGGACTGGTAAAATTGAGAAAGCTTGCAAGATTTATTCCAAGGCCTTGGAATTGTGTCCATTAAACTTTAGAAAAGAGAGAATCGTTCTTTACAGTAACAGAGCGCAGTGTTATCTGCTACTGAAAAACCCAGCAGCCGCCATTAGTGACACAACTAGAGCTTTGTGCTTATCAGGTACAGTGAGTCCCCACAGTAAAAGCTTGTGGAGAAGGTCACAAGCCTATGACATGAAAGGATTGGCCAAAGAGAGCTTGATGGACTGCTTAATGTTCATCAACAGCCGCATAAAATCAGAGCATACGAAACGTGTCAGGATCCCCTACTACGCAGCAAGGATGATCAACAAGCAGATGAGCGCCACGTGGCTATTTGCAAATGCCAAGTCAAAACTTTGCATCAAAAAGGAGAAAACTGTAGATGAATATGAATCCAAAGGAGAATACCAGCTGCAGGAAATGATGGATGCTAAAAACATGGGTTTCCCAG ATATGCCAACCATATTAGAAGACCCTAAAGCTGAAAAGAGATGGAAGAAAAGATAG